One Acinetobacter pullicarnis genomic region harbors:
- a CDS encoding ParA family protein, which produces MAQIIAIANQKGGVGKTTTAVNLAASLAVLKKRVLLVDMDSQGNATMGSGIQKNDLLYSITDVMLGEVPLSTAIYQSEVGYKVLGSNRDLAGVELVIAEQEGREFILREALKEVEKNFDYILVDCAPSLSLITVNALAAVQGVIIPMQCEYYALEGLADLTQTIDKIQQALNPALEIVGVVRTMYDARNALTRDVSAELEQYFGQKLYDTVVPRNVRLAEAPAHGLPIIYFEKSSKGAIAYLNLAAEILKKTTVKRK; this is translated from the coding sequence ATGGCTCAAATTATAGCAATCGCCAACCAGAAAGGTGGCGTTGGTAAAACTACGACAGCGGTTAACTTGGCAGCTTCGTTGGCTGTATTGAAAAAACGAGTTTTACTGGTCGATATGGATTCCCAAGGGAATGCGACCATGGGTTCAGGCATTCAAAAAAATGATCTGCTGTATTCAATTACCGATGTGATGCTGGGTGAAGTGCCACTGAGTACGGCAATCTATCAGTCTGAAGTGGGTTATAAAGTTCTGGGTTCTAACCGTGATTTGGCCGGTGTGGAACTTGTAATCGCTGAGCAAGAAGGCCGTGAATTTATTTTACGTGAAGCGCTGAAAGAAGTTGAAAAAAACTTTGACTATATTTTAGTGGATTGTGCACCGAGTTTAAGTTTGATCACCGTGAATGCTTTGGCTGCAGTCCAAGGTGTGATTATTCCAATGCAATGTGAATATTATGCATTGGAAGGCTTGGCTGATTTAACTCAAACCATCGATAAGATCCAACAGGCCTTAAATCCTGCACTGGAAATCGTAGGGGTGGTGCGCACCATGTATGATGCGCGAAATGCACTGACTCGTGATGTTTCTGCCGAGTTGGAGCAGTATTTTGGTCAAAAGCTTTATGATACCGTCGTACCACGTAACGTACGTTTGGCTGAAGCACCCGCACATGGCTTGCCGATTATCTATTTTGAAAAAAGCTCGAAAGGGGCGATTGCCTATTTAAATTTGGCAGCAGAAATTTTGAAAAAAACCACAGTGAAAAGGAAGTAA
- the msbA gene encoding lipid A export permease/ATP-binding protein MsbA — MKQDFKVYIRLLAYLKQYWGVALLILLGFGMNAATEVSVAKLLQFIIDAIQNGNRENLDWFPALIVLLMFIRGVGLFMGGYFTAVISRSLVFQMRQEVYAKLLRLPNQYYLDNSSGHITAKIMYNVEQVTAASSESLKAIVKDGLITVGLLGYLFYSNWRLTICIFIFLPIIGLLVRKAGKRMRKLSIEVQDTMGDVNHVVQESINGQAVVKSFIGEASEQKRFFHHSEQNLKRSLKMVVVQNLNSPVVQLVISIAMSLIVWIALRPQIFGDTTAGEFVAYITAAGLLGKPIKSLTDVNEKLQRGLAAAHSVFELLDLPEEKNTGTQTPKLRGDIKFEQVNLTYRGDIHAIRDFSLNIQAGQTVALVGRSGAGKTSLVNMLTRFQEISTGQIYLDQTPIQEIELECLRSQVAMVNQQVVLFDRTVRENIAYGQLEGASDEAIVAAAKAAYAHDFIMALPQGYDTQLGAQGLSLSGGQRQRVAIARAILKNAPILILDEATSALDNESEHFIQKAFDAAMHDQNRTTLVIAHRLSTIENADLIVVMDKGQIVEQGTHQQLLTQKGAYYQLHQRNFEE, encoded by the coding sequence GTGAAACAAGATTTTAAGGTTTATATTCGCCTACTGGCTTATTTAAAGCAGTATTGGGGAGTAGCACTGCTGATTCTGCTTGGTTTTGGGATGAATGCAGCAACAGAAGTATCTGTTGCCAAGTTATTACAATTCATTATCGATGCCATTCAAAACGGTAACCGTGAAAATCTGGACTGGTTTCCTGCATTAATCGTTTTATTGATGTTTATCCGTGGCGTGGGATTGTTCATGGGGGGCTATTTTACCGCCGTGATCTCCAGAAGTCTGGTGTTTCAGATGCGTCAAGAGGTCTATGCCAAGCTTTTAAGACTCCCGAATCAATATTATCTCGATAACTCTTCCGGTCATATTACCGCCAAAATTATGTATAACGTGGAGCAAGTGACTGCTGCCTCGTCAGAATCATTAAAGGCGATTGTCAAAGATGGTTTGATTACCGTGGGCTTGCTGGGTTACTTGTTTTATAGCAATTGGCGTTTAACTATTTGTATTTTTATTTTCTTGCCGATTATTGGTTTGCTGGTACGCAAAGCGGGTAAGCGTATGCGTAAGCTGTCGATTGAAGTGCAAGATACCATGGGTGACGTTAACCATGTGGTACAAGAAAGCATCAATGGGCAAGCTGTCGTGAAAAGCTTTATTGGTGAAGCCAGCGAGCAAAAACGCTTTTTCCACCATTCTGAACAAAACTTAAAACGCAGTTTGAAAATGGTGGTGGTGCAAAACCTCAACAGTCCCGTGGTGCAATTGGTGATTTCAATTGCCATGAGCTTGATTGTTTGGATTGCGCTGCGCCCACAGATTTTTGGTGATACCACTGCCGGTGAGTTTGTTGCATATATTACCGCTGCCGGTTTATTGGGTAAGCCGATTAAAAGTTTGACAGACGTCAATGAAAAACTACAACGTGGTCTTGCTGCTGCACATTCAGTGTTTGAGCTGCTTGATTTGCCGGAAGAGAAAAATACTGGGACACAAACACCGAAATTACGTGGTGACATTAAATTTGAGCAGGTCAACCTAACTTATCGTGGTGATATTCATGCGATTCGTGATTTCTCACTGAATATTCAAGCGGGACAAACCGTGGCTTTAGTGGGGCGCTCAGGTGCAGGTAAAACCTCATTGGTGAATATGCTGACTCGTTTTCAAGAAATCAGCACAGGGCAGATCTATTTGGATCAAACCCCGATTCAAGAGATTGAATTAGAATGCTTGCGTTCTCAAGTTGCGATGGTTAATCAGCAAGTGGTGCTCTTCGACCGAACAGTACGTGAAAATATTGCCTACGGGCAGCTTGAAGGTGCCAGTGATGAGGCTATTGTTGCAGCAGCAAAAGCAGCCTATGCACATGATTTCATTATGGCTCTGCCACAAGGTTATGATACTCAGTTAGGTGCACAAGGTCTGTCTTTATCGGGTGGTCAACGTCAACGTGTTGCAATTGCACGTGCGATTTTGAAAAATGCCCCGATTTTAATTCTAGACGAAGCCACCAGTGCCTTGGACAATGAGTCAGAACACTTTATTCAAAAAGCTTTTGATGCCGCGATGCATGATCAAAATCGGACCACCTTAGTGATTGCTCATCGACTTTCAACCATCGAAAATGCGGACTTGATTGTGGTAATGGACAAAGGACAAATTGTAGAGCAGGGTACACATCAACAACTCTTAACTCAAAAAGGTGCATATTATCAATTGCATCAAAGAAATTTTGAGGAATAA
- the murU gene encoding N-acetylmuramate alpha-1-phosphate uridylyltransferase MurU — protein MKAMILAAGMGNRMRPLTLHTPKPLLPVGNKPLIVWHIEKLKAIGVTEIVINTAWLGEKLLEALGDGSQFGVQIYWSHEGEGLETAGGIINALPLLGDAPFILLNGDVWTDMDFSGLLEVELADNLAHLVLVDNPAQHPDGDFCLSQNRAYLFEQQQPGEHLTYSGIAVYSPQLFKGLDAGKRAMLPIFKQAMQNKQVSAEKMQARWVDVGTPARLAELDQQLSASI, from the coding sequence ATGAAAGCGATGATTTTAGCGGCGGGTATGGGCAACCGTATGCGTCCGCTGACTTTACATACGCCCAAGCCCTTGCTCCCAGTTGGAAATAAGCCATTAATTGTTTGGCATATTGAAAAACTAAAAGCGATTGGTGTGACCGAGATCGTGATTAATACGGCCTGGCTTGGTGAAAAACTGCTTGAAGCATTGGGTGATGGTTCGCAGTTTGGGGTGCAGATTTATTGGTCACATGAAGGCGAAGGGCTTGAAACGGCAGGCGGTATTATTAATGCCTTGCCTTTGCTGGGTGATGCACCGTTTATTTTGCTAAATGGTGATGTTTGGACCGATATGGATTTTAGCGGATTGCTTGAGGTTGAGTTAGCCGATAACTTGGCACATTTGGTCTTGGTCGATAATCCCGCACAGCATCCCGATGGTGATTTTTGTCTCAGCCAAAATCGCGCTTATTTGTTTGAGCAGCAACAACCCGGTGAGCATTTAACCTATAGCGGTATTGCGGTTTATTCTCCACAATTATTCAAAGGTTTAGACGCTGGTAAGCGTGCGATGCTGCCGATCTTCAAACAGGCCATGCAAAATAAGCAAGTCAGTGCTGAAAAAATGCAAGCAAGATGGGTTGATGTGGGGACGCCAGCGCGTTTAGCTGAGCTAGATCAGCAACTTTCTGCCAGCATATAA
- the lpxK gene encoding tetraacyldisaccharide 4'-kinase: protein MSIAQHLQNAWQRQAKWLIVLRPLSCLYRFGFLLNQQRYQLGLKKSYLAPVPVMVIGNITVGGSGKTPLLIQLVKYLQAKQIRVAVISRGYGGRGPFPVLLQSDSLPEIVGDEPCQIVQATAVAMAVGPNRQANIELLLQHGTYDLIISDDGLQHWALQRQLEWIVLDNQRGLGNQKLLPEGYLREPPSRLQHSTVIEHAQAPTQALNMHLAVAAPYLLQTIPNQPAQFDATLHYCALVGIGFPQRFYQTLRQMGVSQFQPHEFPDHHEYVLEDLDFATGLQIITTEKDAVKLKALLQHYPDFKRPIWVVPVTAVLSDACYMLLNQQLQQLGIGID, encoded by the coding sequence ATGAGCATTGCGCAGCATTTGCAAAATGCTTGGCAACGTCAAGCCAAGTGGTTGATTGTGCTGCGTCCTTTGTCATGCTTATACCGTTTTGGTTTTCTGCTCAACCAGCAACGTTATCAGTTGGGTCTTAAAAAAAGTTATCTCGCACCAGTGCCTGTGATGGTGATTGGTAATATCACCGTGGGTGGCAGTGGGAAAACCCCATTACTGATTCAATTGGTAAAATATCTGCAAGCAAAACAGATTCGAGTCGCTGTAATTAGTCGTGGTTATGGTGGTCGAGGGCCTTTTCCTGTTTTACTTCAGTCAGATTCATTACCGGAAATTGTAGGGGATGAACCTTGTCAAATTGTACAAGCAACAGCTGTAGCGATGGCTGTTGGTCCCAATCGCCAAGCCAATATTGAGCTGTTGTTACAACACGGTACGTATGATCTGATTATCAGCGATGATGGCTTACAGCATTGGGCCTTACAACGCCAGCTTGAATGGATTGTGTTGGATAATCAGCGTGGTTTAGGCAATCAAAAATTATTACCTGAAGGCTATTTGCGTGAACCGCCTTCGCGTTTGCAACACAGTACTGTAATTGAGCATGCACAGGCGCCTACACAAGCGCTCAATATGCATTTGGCCGTTGCAGCACCCTATCTTTTGCAGACCATCCCCAATCAACCCGCCCAGTTCGATGCCACATTGCATTATTGTGCTTTGGTGGGGATTGGTTTTCCGCAACGTTTTTATCAAACGTTGCGGCAGATGGGGGTGAGTCAATTTCAGCCACATGAATTTCCAGACCATCATGAGTATGTGCTTGAAGATTTAGATTTTGCGACTGGGCTACAGATCATCACCACTGAAAAAGATGCAGTGAAACTCAAAGCGCTATTACAACATTATCCAGATTTTAAGCGCCCAATTTGGGTGGTGCCTGTGACAGCAGTCTTGTCTGATGCCTGTTATATGTTGTTAAATCAACAGTTACAGCAATTGGGCATAGGGATTGATTAA
- a CDS encoding PilZ domain-containing protein, whose product MMQSGMADLTQLNLRDTAMLHACYMPFVQRGGLFIPSQQSVKMGEHIVVSTTLPGQTQLVQLAGKVIWISHKATGLKPKGFAIQLGGEKSEFYRLEIEKILGVAHLSDRPSFTL is encoded by the coding sequence ATGATGCAAAGTGGGATGGCCGATCTAACGCAACTTAATCTTCGAGACACTGCCATGCTACATGCATGTTATATGCCTTTTGTGCAGCGGGGCGGTTTGTTTATTCCATCGCAACAAAGCGTTAAAATGGGTGAGCACATTGTCGTGAGTACCACTTTGCCGGGGCAAACACAGCTGGTTCAGCTTGCTGGCAAGGTTATTTGGATTTCACATAAGGCCACAGGTCTTAAACCTAAAGGCTTTGCAATTCAGTTGGGTGGTGAGAAGTCTGAGTTTTATCGGCTTGAAATCGAAAAAATACTGGGTGTCGCTCATTTATCAGATCGTCCAAGTTTTACATTATAA
- a CDS encoding ParB/RepB/Spo0J family partition protein, whose translation MTIKKRGLAKGRGLDALLGSIQKEKLQLEAQGVDHGQLKQIDVGQLKRGAYQPRRFIHEADLQELAASIEKHGVMQPIVIRPVDDAEHPFEIIAGERRWRAAQLAGLKQVPAIVRDLTDQVAIALALIENIQRQDLNPIDQAMALQRFHEEFGLSHQEIADTVGKARTTISNLLRLLSLNDDIKQLMQEGQLDMGHARAILSLKAEAQMKIAQIVIEKSLSVRQTEQLVREWNAPKQPAAKASLSSDLEQLTQQLSERFSASVKIDHNKQGKGKLVIHYHSLDELDGILNICLPEK comes from the coding sequence ATGACCATTAAAAAACGCGGTTTGGCAAAAGGTCGTGGTTTAGATGCATTACTGGGTTCGATCCAAAAAGAAAAACTTCAGCTTGAAGCACAAGGCGTTGATCATGGTCAATTAAAACAAATTGATGTTGGTCAGTTAAAACGTGGTGCCTATCAACCCCGTCGCTTTATTCACGAAGCAGATTTGCAAGAATTAGCCGCATCGATTGAAAAACATGGTGTGATGCAACCCATCGTGATTCGACCCGTCGATGATGCAGAGCATCCTTTTGAAATTATTGCCGGTGAGCGTCGTTGGCGTGCGGCACAATTGGCTGGGCTAAAACAAGTGCCTGCGATTGTGCGTGACCTCACCGATCAGGTGGCGATTGCATTGGCGCTGATTGAGAATATCCAGCGTCAAGATTTAAACCCGATTGATCAAGCCATGGCATTACAGCGCTTTCATGAAGAGTTTGGTTTAAGCCATCAAGAAATTGCCGATACCGTGGGAAAAGCCAGAACCACCATCAGTAACTTGTTGCGATTACTCAGTTTAAATGATGATATCAAACAGTTGATGCAAGAAGGCCAGCTGGATATGGGGCATGCACGGGCCATTCTGAGCTTAAAAGCAGAGGCACAAATGAAAATTGCGCAGATTGTGATTGAAAAATCGCTTTCTGTGCGTCAAACCGAGCAATTGGTGCGCGAATGGAATGCGCCTAAGCAACCTGCTGCCAAAGCATCATTGTCGAGTGACTTGGAGCAACTGACTCAACAGCTTTCAGAGCGCTTTAGTGCCAGTGTTAAAATTGATCACAACAAGCAAGGTAAGGGGAAGTTGGTCATCCATTATCATTCTTTGGATGAGTTAGATGGAATTTTAAACATCTGTTTGCCTGAAAAATAA
- a CDS encoding DNA polymerase III subunit delta', protein MDSNNSQVYPWQQQVWKTLTGRFPNVGHGLLFYGKKGCGKHAFAQYFLTWLLCLNKQPEGACGECSSCLWIKSDTHPNYVYLSTDDDNKKANAKIRIDKIRDLLPFVQQTVDGWRVIVIDPAEALNIASSNALLKTLEEPGDRVMIILLAEHFLKLPATIRSRLQHFALDRIEPDQAQQYLHAHLPDLPNDQAKLLLNLSNQMPLLAIERHNAAWLARRHEFAQDWQKLVAEKNMPLFYATKWNKELNFADFIQMFEYLLADLMALKLNHVTNNSDIDLRPLAEYYALESLFNLYDELQQAKRKLQQNVQSNLLMDDLFIRLMNVS, encoded by the coding sequence TTGGATAGTAATAATTCACAAGTGTACCCATGGCAACAACAGGTTTGGAAAACGCTTACTGGGCGTTTTCCAAATGTGGGTCATGGGCTATTGTTTTATGGTAAAAAGGGCTGTGGCAAGCATGCTTTTGCCCAATACTTTCTGACGTGGTTGCTGTGTCTGAACAAACAGCCTGAAGGTGCTTGTGGTGAGTGCAGCAGTTGTCTTTGGATTAAGTCGGATACTCATCCTAACTATGTCTATCTTTCAACCGATGATGACAATAAAAAAGCCAATGCCAAAATTAGAATTGATAAAATTCGTGATTTATTGCCCTTTGTGCAGCAGACCGTAGATGGTTGGCGCGTGATCGTGATTGATCCTGCTGAAGCCTTGAATATCGCATCGTCTAATGCTTTGCTTAAAACGTTGGAAGAGCCTGGCGATCGGGTGATGATTATTCTATTGGCAGAGCATTTTTTGAAATTACCTGCCACGATTCGCAGTCGTTTGCAGCATTTTGCCTTAGATCGAATTGAACCTGATCAGGCACAGCAATACTTACATGCACATTTGCCTGATTTGCCAAATGATCAAGCCAAGTTATTGTTAAATTTGTCCAATCAAATGCCCTTGTTGGCGATAGAACGTCATAACGCAGCATGGTTGGCACGTCGTCATGAGTTTGCACAAGACTGGCAGAAATTGGTGGCTGAAAAAAATATGCCGCTGTTTTATGCCACTAAGTGGAACAAAGAGCTAAATTTCGCAGACTTTATACAAATGTTTGAATATTTGTTGGCAGATTTAATGGCATTAAAACTCAATCATGTCACCAACAATAGCGATATAGATCTGCGGCCACTTGCTGAATATTATGCATTGGAGAGTTTGTTCAATCTCTACGATGAATTGCAGCAAGCCAAGCGTAAATTACAGCAAAACGTACAAAGTAATCTTTTAATGGATGATTTGTTTATACGTTTAATGAATGTTTCATAG
- a CDS encoding TatD family hydrolase, with amino-acid sequence MFVDTHCHLTMLNLEAYDGSLDAALAQARENGVSRFMGISVGLDDHIALAEIAARHSDVGYSVGVHPCEDVAVMQQASVARLVELAQSDKVWALGETGLDYFHSTEYIAEQKKCFSRHIQASKQVKKPVVVHTRSAKHDTIDVIRAEQSTHGILHCFTEDWETAKAVLDYGYYISFSGIISFKSAQDLRDVAKQVPLDRILIETDSPYLAPVPYRGKSNEPKYVPFVAKALADVYDMTPEEIGFITTQNFDNLLNFK; translated from the coding sequence GTGTTTGTAGATACACATTGCCACTTAACCATGCTCAATTTAGAGGCTTATGACGGCAGCTTAGATGCCGCGCTAGCACAAGCCCGTGAAAATGGTGTGTCCAGATTTATGGGGATTTCAGTGGGTTTGGATGACCATATCGCACTTGCAGAAATTGCAGCACGTCATTCCGATGTTGGCTACAGTGTGGGTGTGCATCCCTGTGAAGATGTCGCTGTGATGCAACAGGCGAGCGTAGCGCGTTTGGTGGAACTGGCACAGTCGGACAAGGTCTGGGCTTTGGGGGAAACGGGTTTAGATTATTTTCATAGCACAGAATATATTGCCGAACAGAAAAAATGTTTTTCAAGACATATACAGGCATCCAAGCAAGTAAAGAAACCAGTGGTGGTCCATACTCGTTCGGCCAAACATGACACGATTGATGTGATTCGGGCTGAGCAGTCGACGCATGGGATTTTGCACTGTTTTACTGAAGACTGGGAAACTGCAAAAGCCGTCCTTGATTATGGTTACTATATTTCTTTTTCAGGTATTATCTCGTTTAAAAGTGCGCAAGACTTACGAGATGTGGCAAAACAAGTGCCTTTGGATCGTATTCTGATTGAGACAGATAGCCCTTATTTGGCACCTGTACCGTATCGTGGCAAAAGTAATGAACCAAAATATGTCCCTTTTGTAGCGAAAGCGCTTGCTGATGTATATGAT
- the kdsB gene encoding 3-deoxy-manno-octulosonate cytidylyltransferase produces the protein MKHIVIPARYQSSRLPAKPLLLIHGRPMILRVVDQAKKVEGFDDLCVATDHPQIFEVCQAEGVDVVLTSATHPSGTDRLSEVAAIKGWDAEDIIVNVQGDEPLIPAALVRQVADLLTNQPHCSMSTLCEPIQHLDEFQRDSIVKVVMSKFNEALYFSRAAIPFERDAHLQAAATLHQQAYRHLGLYAYRVGLLQQYVTWEQGALERLENLEQLRVLENGHRIAIDVAQFSLPPGVDTQADLDRLNAMHFSHFN, from the coding sequence ATGAAACACATCGTTATTCCTGCACGTTATCAAAGTTCACGTTTACCGGCTAAACCCTTGTTGTTAATCCACGGTAGACCGATGATTTTGCGTGTGGTTGATCAAGCGAAAAAAGTTGAAGGTTTTGATGATTTATGTGTTGCAACGGATCATCCACAAATTTTTGAAGTATGCCAAGCCGAAGGTGTAGATGTGGTCTTAACCAGTGCCACTCATCCTTCTGGCACAGATCGCTTAAGTGAAGTGGCGGCAATTAAAGGTTGGGATGCAGAAGATATTATCGTCAATGTGCAAGGAGATGAGCCCTTAATTCCTGCTGCATTGGTGCGTCAGGTGGCTGATTTGTTGACCAATCAGCCGCATTGCTCAATGTCTACCCTGTGTGAACCGATTCAGCACTTAGATGAGTTTCAGCGCGATAGTATTGTTAAAGTGGTGATGTCGAAGTTTAATGAGGCACTGTATTTTAGTCGTGCAGCAATTCCTTTTGAGCGAGATGCACATCTACAGGCAGCAGCAACATTACATCAGCAAGCCTATCGTCATTTGGGGCTTTATGCTTATCGCGTTGGTCTATTACAACAATATGTGACTTGGGAGCAGGGTGCATTAGAGCGTCTAGAGAATCTAGAGCAATTGCGCGTCTTGGAAAATGGCCATCGTATTGCAATTGATGTGGCACAATTCAGCTTGCCACCGGGTGTCGATACACAGGCCGATCTTGATCGATTAAATGCAATGCATTTCAGTCACTTTAACTAA
- the rsmG gene encoding 16S rRNA (guanine(527)-N(7))-methyltransferase RsmG, which translates to MHPFFQALKQDSQKLGLQLSDEALQALLQYQDALLLWNKAYNLTAIRQPKEMLVKHLLDSLSILKALPAGRLLDIGTGGGMPGMIVALTQPERECVLLDSNGKKIRFLTQFIADLKLKNVTAVQTRVENVESIQSLGQFDVITSRAFASLTDFVDASKPYMHANSQIAAMKGLVPQEEIDALAGQWQCETIALTVPHLDEQRHLLILKQI; encoded by the coding sequence ATGCATCCTTTCTTTCAAGCTCTAAAGCAAGACAGTCAAAAGCTTGGCCTACAGCTAAGCGATGAAGCACTGCAAGCTTTACTCCAGTATCAAGACGCTTTGCTTTTGTGGAACAAAGCCTATAATTTGACCGCAATACGTCAGCCGAAGGAAATGTTAGTTAAACATTTACTCGATAGTCTAAGTATCTTAAAAGCTTTGCCTGCTGGACGTTTGCTCGATATTGGAACCGGTGGTGGTATGCCGGGCATGATCGTTGCGTTGACGCAACCTGAACGCGAATGTGTGCTACTTGATTCAAATGGGAAGAAAATTCGTTTTCTTACTCAGTTTATCGCCGATTTAAAATTAAAAAATGTAACGGCAGTACAAACCCGGGTTGAAAATGTAGAGAGCATTCAAAGCCTCGGTCAATTTGATGTTATTACCAGTCGTGCTTTTGCATCATTGACTGATTTTGTCGATGCCTCAAAACCGTATATGCATGCAAACAGTCAGATTGCAGCCATGAAAGGTCTGGTACCACAAGAAGAAATTGACGCCTTAGCTGGACAATGGCAATGTGAAACCATCGCATTGACGGTCCCGCATTTAGACGAACAACGACATTTACTGATTTTAAAACAAATTTAA